A part of Thalassophryne amazonica chromosome 3, fThaAma1.1, whole genome shotgun sequence genomic DNA contains:
- the pth4 gene encoding parathyroid hormone 4 gives MPLQCFALILIVVTFAAAQWQQDLSRRSVSEHQLMHDQGQSIQTLKRLIWLSSAIQALHNVQPRMAGARSPKAFQLDLATAQGPRDPPPTRLRSALGALFDPCLTDLQP, from the exons GCCTCTGCAGTGTTTCGCTCTCATTTTAATTGTTGTCACCTTTGCGGCTGCTCAATGGCAACAAGATCTGAG CCGGCGATCGGTGTCAGAACACCAGCTGATGCACGATCAAGGCCAAAGCATCCAGACTCTGAAAAGACTGATCTGGCTCTCCAGCGCCATCCAGGCTCTCCACAACGTCCAGCCCCGTATGGCCGGAGCCAGATCCCCCAAGGCCTTCCAGCTGGACCTGGCTACAGCACAGGGCCCCAGAGACCCTCCACCGACCCGGCTCAGGAGTGCACTCGGAGCCCTTTTTGATCCCTGTCTCACAGATTTACAACCGTAA